TATACCGCGCCGCCTCCACCCCCATTCGTGCCGGCCCCTGCACCGCGACATGAACGCCCCGGCAGCGACTTCCGTGACCGCAACGAAAACCAGCAGAGGAGGGTCGCTCCGGGACCTGAATCGGACGAACAGCCAAGGAGTGATCTGCGTGATATTCGGATGGACAACCAGCAGTTGAGGATCAACCAGGGAGTTGACAAAGGCGAACTGACCAGAAGAGAGGCTGCGATTGTCCAGGAGAACCTCAATAGAATAAGGGCTTCGTATGCGCGCATGAAGGCTGCCGGCAGTAAACCGGTGCATGAGCTGGATAAGATCGACAAGAAGTTGGACCGGAACGACAATATGATCCATGACAAGAGGCGCAATGCAATAGAGCGGATCGACTGATATACGGTAATACGGGCTCATAGGGTAAAATAGATCTTCATGATATCGAACAATACCCTTGCACTGCTCGAATTCGACCGCCTTCTGGAAATCATTTCCCGTGGCGGCCATAGTGAAATATCGAAACAGGCGGTTCTGGATCTTGCGCCCCTCTTCACGAGGGCCGATATCCGGAACCGCTTTTTATTGATCGGAGACATTCGCAGGATCTCCAGCCAGGGCTCACTTTTACGGTTGCACTCATTTCAGGACCTTACGCATCTGCTCGGTCGCGTAAGGCCGCAGGGCGCTCTGCTGGAGGCTGTCGAGATATCGGCTTTTGTGCCGGTGCTTGAGATGGCACTCGAAATATCGACGCAGGTTTCCGAGTTCGAAGGGCTCAGGGCACTTTCTGAACTGACCGTATCGTTGACCGGCCAGCCTGAACTTCTCAAGACCATACAGAAATCGATCGATGCGGACGGCCATATCAAAGACAGTGCGTCCCCGGTTCTTGCCGGTATCCGCAGAGAGCTGAGACGGCTCGAAATGAATATTCAGAAGAAGCTTGAGGAGATGACGAGGGATGCCTCTCTTTCCGTCTTCCTTCAGGACGATTTCATCACCAAGAGGGCCGGCAGGTGGGTCATCCCGGTGAGGATGGACTCCAAAGGCATGGTGCCGGGTGTTGTGCATGATATCTCGAAGTCCGGAGAGACCGCTTTTATCGAGCCGCTCGCGGTCATTCATTTTTCAAACGAACTGGAGAACCTTTCAGCCGAGGAGAAGGCGGAAGAACTGCGCATCCTTCGGACCATCTCTGCAGAGATACGGTCAAAGGCGGGGGAGATAGCAGCGGAGTTTGCGGTCATCGTCCAGCTCGATATGCTGAACTGCATTGCGCGGTTTGCCGATCATCTTCATATGGAGGTGCCGGAGATAGGCGAATCAAACGCGGTCAGACTCGTTCATGCCCGCCATCCTCTCCTGGCCTTGGCCCTTGAGAAGGCCGGCAGCGACAGGAAGGTTGTCCCTCTGGACATTGAGCTTGGGGGAGAGGACACGGCCATGGTCATTACCGGATCGAATGCCGGCGGCAAGACCATATCCATAAAAACGGTTGGTCTCCTGCTCTGCATGGCCTTGTCCGGCATGCCGGTGCCTGCGGGTCCATCATCGAGTTTTCCGCTAGTCAGTTCGCTGCTCGTGGATATGGGTGACGAGCAGTCGATCGAGAGCAGCCTCTCGACCTTCTCCGCCCATGTCAGAAATATTGCCGAAATTCTTGAGACCGCTGATGCCAATGCCATGGTCCTGATCGATGAACTCGGAACAGGCACCGATCCTGATGAAGGCACCGCGCTTGCCTGCGCAGTCCTGAGGGAACTGCAGCAGAAGGGTTCCCTGGTATTTGCGACTACCCATCTTATGGGCATCAAGGGTTTTGTGCATAGAGCCCGCGGTATGGTGAACGCCTCCATGGAGTTTGACAAGAAATCCCTTACGCCGCTGTACCGGCTCAGGACCGGCGAGCCGGGTCAGTCGCATGCGCTGGAGATAGCACGGAAATTCGGGCTGCCTGCTCATGTGGTTGATGCTGCCAGGGAGCTGTTGGGCGGAGGCAAGGTTGAACTTGATACGCTCATGGCTGATCTGAACGACAAGAGGGCGGAGTATGAGCAGCTTCTTGGGGATTTGCGGAGGAAGCAGGGCGAAGTTGAGGCAAAGGTCCAGGAAGCGGAAAAGAGGATCGCGGAGGCAGAGCTGAAAAAAAGAGAGATGCTTGCCAGTGCCCACAAGGAAGCGCTTGCTGTCGTATCTGACAGTAAACGGCAGCTGAGGGTTCAACTGGATGAAATAAAAAATAAAGAGAAGAAAGATCTCCAGGATAAGATTAAACAGGTTGAGCTGAAGCAGCGGCAGCTGTCTGAGACGCTGGCCCAATATGCAATGGATGAGGCCGGAACACTCAGCATTGAAGATATCCATATCGGTGATCAGGTATTTGTGAAGTCCCTGGGGTACGACGGCGCGGTTTCCGGGATCATGGCAAAGGCTGACCGTGTGAAGATTATCTCCGGCTCAAAAGAGATCCTCGTGCCGGTGTCGGACATCAGGATAAAGAAGGGCAGGGCTCTGGCTGAAAAAAAGGAAATGACTGCGCGTCAGGAAGTGCATGACGAGATGGCTCCGTCCAGGATCAACCTGGTCGGTACGCGCGTTGATGAGGCGCTCTCAAGGCTCGAACCGTTTCTGAACCACGCAGCGCTTGCCGGTTTCCGTGAAGTTACGATCATCCATGGTTATGGTACCGGCATCCTGGCCAAAGCAGTGCGTGAACATGTTACGCGCCATCCGCTGGTCAAACAGTTTCGACATGGCGAGCCGTCCGAGGGCGCCGGCGGCGTTACCGTCGTTACCTTGGTATAGGCAATGAAAAGTCCTTCCCGCTCTTAACTCCCGAACCTTCTCATCATAGTTACGGAAAGATTAATCCCCTGTTTTTGCGGGTCTTACGGGTGATCAGTCAGAATACAGAGGCCCTTTAACAGCATAAAATACGCCTGTTCTTATTGACAACAGATGGCATTTGGCTAATAATTGACGATAAATATTTTCATGGGTTTTCTCGATACCAGCTGTCATGGGAAAAGAGAACATTACAGGGAAACGGCAGATGTTCATCTATACATGCTGTCAGATGTTAATTTTGGAAATCGGGAATGAAACGCAGGAAAAAGAACTCCGGGAATAATAGAATCCCATTTGCCTGGAGAGCCTGGCAGACAATTGGCTGTTCTGCTGTCGGGGCGCTCCTCTTTGCGGCTATCTACTACAAGGGCTTTGTTGACCTGGAAGCCACGGTCGGCAAATCTCCTGATCCTGTTGAGCGTATTGTGTTCAGCGCCTGTTTCGCCATCTTCTTTACCATCCTGACGGCCGTATGGTCCGGTGTAATTCTCCGGCGCATACACGAAAAACAGTCCATGGCAGATATCGCTGAGGATATCGCAAAAGAGGTTGCTGCCGAAGCACTGAGCGCTGTCGCCGAGGGGATCGTGGGAGGCGTCTCTGGAGGGTCGGTCAAGAGTTCATCGGGTACGAAGGGCGGTGGAGGTTCGTTCGGCGGGGGCGGGTCTTCGGGGGATTATTAACGTCAACTCCTGATCAGCCGGTGCAGGATGGAGCAAGGTGCATCTGAGCAGAGAAAGAACTGTCCCGGGATGCAATCAGGAAGAGTTGACACATTATGCTGCGTATCCATATAAGGGAAGGAGTAATTCTCCTGCCGGCGCTGCCTATATAAACCTTATACAACTTGATATAAGACCCATTTTTCTTATATTCTAAATACCTGCATTAGCGGCAGCGATCAGAGGTTTTCTCCAGAAATACCGCAGCAGAGATACTATACATCCGGCGTTTCACGTATTCGCGGAATAACAAGAAGGGACATATGCTACAGATAAACAATCTTAACAAGTCTTTTGGCAAGCAGGAGATATTCGACAACGTAACGGCAACGATCAACAGCGGCGAGCGGGTAGGTTTCGTCGGCAGGAACGGCTCCGGCAAGACAACGCTCTTTAAGATGATCCTTGACGAGGAGCATCCTGACTCGGGGAATATCAGTGTGCCGCAGGGGTACCGGATCGGACACCTTTCGCAGCACATCCATTTTACGAAGAAGACAGTATTGAAAGAGGCCTGCCTGAGCCTCAGACCGAACGAAGACGGCATTGATGAGACATACAAGGTAAAAAAGATCCTGAGCGGTCTCGGTTTTGGTGAGGACGACCTTGAAAAGAATCCCCAGTCCCTCTCCGGCGGATACCAGATCCGTCTGAACCTCGCAAAGGTGCTGGTATCTGAGCCAAACCTCCTGCTGCTTGACGAACCGACCAACTATCTCGATATTGTCTCGATCCGCTGGCTTGGTCAGGAACTGCGGGCATGGCAAGGTGAACTGATACTTATCACGCATGACCGCGATTTCATGGACAGCGTGACGACCCATACCATGATTGTGCATCGCTGCAAGCTGCGGAAGGTCCCCGGTCCTACGGAGAAGCTCATTGAACAGATAGCCCTTGAAGAAGAGGTCCATGAGAAGACAAGAATTAATGACGAGAAGAAACGCAAGGATGTGGAGCAGTTCATCAACCGCTTCAGGGCCCAGGCAAATAAGGCCAAGGCAGTCCAGTCAAGGATCAAGGCGCTCCAGCGGCATGAGCGGCTCGAAAAACTGACAGATATCAGGACACTCGACTTCTCTTTTAATGCTGCGCCGTTCACCGGCAAGCAGCTTCTTGTTGCCGAGAACCTGTCGTTCGGCTTTGACAGGCATGAACAGCTGATCAGGGACCTAAATCTGATCATCGGCAAGAGGGACCGCATTGCGATCGTCGGCAAAAACGGCAAGGGCAAAACAACGCTCCTGAACCTTCTTGCCAATGAACTGAAGCCCCAGCATGGCGTAATCACACCGCATCCTGCCACAAAACTCGCGTATTTCGGCCAGACGAATATCAGCCGGCTGAATACGGCAAATACGGTGGAAGAAGAGATCATGAATGTCCACCCGGACCACAGCCGCGGCGTCAGCAGGAAGATCTGCGGGTTGATGATGTTCAACGGCGACCATGCGCTTAAAAAGATATCGGTGCTTTCGGGCGGCGAGAAGATCCGCGTATTGTTAGGCAAGATCCTGGTCAGCCCTGCCAATCTGCTTTTCCTTGACGAGCCTACCAACCATCTCGACATGGAGTCCATTGATTCGCTTGTTGAGGCGATCGAGGCCTTTGCCGGTGCTGTTGTGATCGTCACGCACAGCGAGATGATCCTCCATGCAATGGCTGAAAAGTTGGTGATCTTCGACGACAACAAGGTCAGCGTCTTTGACGGCACGTATCAGGATTTCCTTGACCGGGTAGGTTGGAAGGATGAGGCACCAATCGACAGCGCACCGGAGAAGCGTGCAAAGGCAGAAAAGGGCATCAACAGGAAGGACCTCAGAAAGATGCGTGCAGAGATCGTCACAAACAAATCCAAGGCCCTGAAACCGATCCAGAAGCGCATGACCGAGATAGAGCATACGATCGTGAAACTCGAAAAAAAGGTGGAGCATGATACCAAAGCGCTCCATGACGCGACACAGAAGGGCCATGGGGACCAGATCCAGAGTCTGTCAAAGGATATTCACGACATGCAGAAGAAGATCGAACCCCTGTTTAATGAACTTGCCACATTAACCGAGGAGTTCGAGAGAAAAAGCAAAGAGTTCGAGGAACGGCTGAAAGAGGTTGCATAAGCCGGCATTGCTTCGATTATAGTAGAACGTACATTGATTATTCCCTTTTTCAGTCAGGAGAACGATAATGGATCTGACTAAGTATTTCAAGCCCGTTGTTTCGATGACCGCTGAAGAGGCGCGCGAGTTTATAAAGGGAAAGAACCCTGATGACTACAATCTGATCGATGTGCGCCAGCCCGTGGAATATGAACTTCGCCATCTTGCGGGTGCCCGGCTTATACCTGTGGGTGAACTGCAGGAACATCTCAATGAAATTGATAAGGCCAAGCCGACCATAGCCTATTGAGGCTCAGGTGTGCGCAGCCGGGCGGCTGCGGCAATCCTTTCCGACTCCGGTTTTAATACGGCATTTACTATGCAGGGAGGCATCAGGGCCTGGGAAGGGCTCGTGGCCGCAGGTCCTCCAGAGGCCGGTATGGCTTACTTCGGCGATGCCGTGAAGCCTGATGAACTTGCCATGCTTGCCTGGATACTTGAAGAGGGGTCACGGACATTCTATCTGCGTCTTGACGAATTCCTTCATGACGATGAGGCACGCCATCTGTTCCAGAGCCTTGCAAAGGCAGAGGAAAGCCACGAAAAGACCCTCGCTGAACTGTATAAAACATTCTCAGGCGGCAGTGCGCTGAAGGAGAAGCTTCCTGCACAAAAGAATGAGTTCATGGAAGGCGGCGTCAGGGTTGATGAGTCGCTCCTCTGGGCACGGGATAAGGATGTCACCTCGATCCTTGAATTCGCCATATCTCTTGAGACGAATTCCTATGACCTGTATATCAAGATGGGACGCAGATTCGAAGGTGATGCCAGAAAAGTCTTTTCACTCCTTGGGAATGAGGAAAAAAAACATCTCGAAAGGCTGGCAGGACTGCTCGAAAAGAAAGTCTGAATAAAAAGGGAGATGCTATGGCAGGAATCAAGATAGGTATCATCGGCGGCTCGGGCATGGATGACCCGAAGCTGCTGCAGAACAAGAAAGAGAAGAAGGTAAAGACCCCTTATGGCAGCCCATCGTCAGCGCTGACGACCGGCAAGATCAACGGCATTGACGTTGTCATCCTTGCGCGCCACGGCAAGGACCATTCGATCTATCCGACTGGCGTGAATTTCAGGGCGAATGTCCATAGCCTGAAGCAGGAAGGCTGCACCCATATCCTTGCCACTACTGCTGTGGGCTCGCTGCGGGAGAAGATCAGGCCCGGCGACCTGGTCTTTGTTGACCAGTTCATTGATTTTACCAAACAGCGGACTCTGACATTCCATACGAAAAAGAAGGTTGTCCATACTCCCATGGCAGAACCGTTCTGTTCTGACCTGCGCTCGCTGCTGGTCAAGTCAGCCAGGGAGCTGAAGCTGCGCCACCACGCAAAGGGCACGGTCGTGGTGATCGAAGGGCCCCGGTTCTCGACGAAGGCAGAGTCTCATATGTTTAGATTGCTCGGGGCTGATGTGATCAATATGTCAACGGTCCCTGAGGTGATCCTTGCGCGGGAGCTCGGCCTCTGCTACCAGGCGATCGCCATGTCAACGGACTATGACTGCTGGAAAGAGGACGAGGAGCCTGTCACCTGGGAGATGATCCTTGCGACCATGCATAAGAATGCCGAGAATGTTAAGCAATTGCTGCTCAGGACCATAGAGAAGATAACGACTGTGCATAGCCACTGCGGATAAAGGAGGAACCCATGCCGATCAAATCGAGAATAAGGACCATACCGGATCACCCCAAAAAAGGGATTATGTTCAGGGATATTACGACGCTTATCAAAGACCCTGTCGGCTTCAGGCTGGTGATCGATAACTTCACCCAGCGGTATATTACCGATGAGATCAACTTCGACATGATCGTTGGTATTGAGGCCCGGGGATTTATCATCGGCGGTGCGCTTGCCTATACGCTCGGAAAGGGATTTGTCCCTGTGCGCAAGACCGGCAAGCTGCCGGGCGAGAAGATCAGCCACGAGTATGCGCTTGAATACGGCACGGACAAGATAGAGATGCATGTCGATTCGATCAGCAAGGGAACGAGAGTTCTTCTGGTCGATGACCTGCTTGCCACAGGGGGGACTGCACTTGCCGCTGCCGCGCTTATCGAAAAGCTCGGCGGTGTGGTTGCCGAGATGGCCTTTATCGTGAACCTGCCTGATGTTGGCGGAGCAAAAAAGCTCGCTGAGAAGGGATATAAGGCCTACTGCCAGACCGAGTTCGAAGGCGATTAGTTTTTTGTGATCCCCTGGATATTCCTTGACAGTGCGCAGGCACCCGGAAACGGCGGAGAGCTGAGACTCTACCAGCGTGGCGCCGAGTTTTCGATCAGAGTCGAAAAGTGCGAACTCATGAACAGCCGTCAGTACGGTTCAGAAGATGCGCTGGCCGAACTTGCCTGCAAAAGAATTGCTAACCGTCCTCATCCCCGCGTCCTGATAGGCGGTCTCGGTATGGGTTACACCCTCAGAGCGGCACTGAACAATCTGAGTTCTGACGGCAGGGTGGTTATGGCCGAACTGGTCCCTGCCGTTGTAGCATGGAACCGCGGCCCGCTTGCCGAGCTTGCAGGCAATCCTCTCAAAGATCCTCGTGTGACTGTGCGAGAGTCGGATGTTGGAGCGGTCATGCGTGAGAAGCAGCATGCATACGATGCCATTATGCTGGACGTTGATAATGGGCCAGAGGGCCTGACCAGAAAGAGCAATGACCTGCTTTACGGATTGCCAGGTCTGAAGATCGCCTATGACGCCTTGCGGCCGGCAGGGGTGCTGGCGGTATGGTCAACGAGCGAGAATGACGGGTTTGTCCGGCGCCTTCGCAAGGTAGGCTTCACGGTTGATGAGGTCCCTGTGCGTGCGCGTGGCGCCCGCGGAGGGGCAAGATACATTATCTGGCTTGCCCAGCGGGGAGACTGATACCTGCTAAGCAGTATTTGCTTTTAACGTCACTTTCATATGGAATTACGCAATCCCTGCCAAAAAGCTGATTACGCAGGTCACCTGCCATTCCACAGGTTTCAAGAAACTGCAACGTTGAGATGTTACCCGGAGACAAATACAAAAGGACCCTGTTACTGAGCTATCGTCACATAAGTCATCAAAAGTTTCTGTTTGTGACGACTGCCCGAGCATGATTAATCCGTCACGCCAGCGGCGAGACTTTCGGTAATTTCTATTTTTTGTCTGAGTTACCGAATCTGATTTTTGTGCTATAGTAACAACAATTTTAATCATGAAAAAAGCAGAAGAACATAATCATTCCCTGGAGCTTAAGGACGGAGCGAAAATCGCAGTTATAGGCGGCGGCCCGACCGGTTCCTTTTTCAGTATCTTTGCCCTCAAGATGGCGAAGATGATCGGCAAAGAACTGGATGTAACGATTTTTGAGCCCAAAGAGTTCATGAAGGACGGCCCCGGCGGCTGCAACAGGTGCGGAGGTATAATTTCGGAACTGCTCGTCCAGACCCTTGCCGTAGAGGGAATAAACTTGCCCGATTCCGTTATCCGGAAAGGGATCAACTCATATGTGCTCCATACAAACCGTGGTGACGTCAATATAGATACCCCCCACTTGGAAAAAACTATTGCTACCGTATACCGGGGAGGCGGCCCGAAGGGCATGATCGGGCATGATAAGGAGAGCTTCGATAACTTTCTGCTCCATTATGCCGTAAGCGAAGGGGCTGTCCATAAGCAGCTCAGGATCGATCATATCGAACGAAGGGAAAGGCCGGTGCTCTTTTCAAAAGACGGCGAGGTAATGGCTGCGGATCTTGTTGTCGGCGCTTTCGGTGTAAACAGCACCGCAGCAAAGATGTTCGAAGGTTTGGGGTTCGGGTACAAGGAACCGCCGACGGTCACAGCCGCGATATGCGAAATAAAAATGGGTGAAGAGTTAGTGGCAAAGCATTTCGGCAACGCGATCCATCTCTTTCTTCTTCCCGACACCGGTATAAAATTTGCAGCCATGGTCCCCAAAGGGCCCTATGTCTCTCTCTGCATATTGGGCAAGGATTTGAGCTCAAAAAAGGTGGACGATTTTATGTCAAAACCGGTGGTCAAAGCGGTCCTGCCAAAGCCTGCCGATTATCAGGTCGAATGCAGGTGTCTGCCCAGGATGAATGTCGGCGCTCCAAAGAGACCCTTTACCGACAGAATCGTCATGTGCGGCGATGCAGGCTCAACAAGACTCTTCAAGGACGGACTCGGAGCTGCATATCTTATGGGAAAGGCCGCTGCAAAGACGGTCGTATTTCGCGGCGTCGGGGAAACTGACTTCAGAGCAGATTACTATCCTGTTTACCGGGACATCGTGACAGACAATTTCTTCGGAAGATATCTCTATATGATTACCGACATCTACCGGAAAAACGGAATACTGACGAAAGGCCTGATCGAGACGATAAGAACGGAGCAGCACAGCGACGATATATTTAAACCGCTAAGCGGTATGATGTGGGACATGTTTACCGGAAACGAGAGATATAAACGGATATTGCCAAAGGCGCTGAGCCTCAAGATGCATTTAAATTTGTGGGAGCAGCTGGCGAAGGCCGTTGTCGGCAGGAATTAATTAGAGGAGGACCAGGTGAAAGACGGCGATTTTCTCGGAAGAGTTTATTCAGACGGCGAGGTCATTTTTAAGGAGGGCGACAAGGGCGAAGGGATGTACGTAGTCCAGTCCGGAAAGGTCCGGATATCAATGCAGACGTCTTCCGGTGAAGTGGTTCTTAACACCATCGGCAGCGGCGACATACTTGGAGAAATGGCCATCTTTGATAAGCAGCCGCGTTCTGCGACAGCCTCTGCTCTGGGCGAAGCAAGGATTCTGAGTGTTGACAAGGCGAAACTCTTCAGGCTTATAAGCGGAGATCCGACTACTGCATTCAAGATCATTGAGTCTATGAGTACAAGGATAAGAAGGCTGAGCGATGAGCTTTCGAAATATAAAAACGCGCAGTCAACATGAATGTAAGCTTACAAAATGGAAGAAACAGATCGCGCGCGAAGAAAAATAGGGCTTAATAAACTTATCTCCAGGAAAGAAGAGTCCGCTATTGTCTCGGATATCATTGCCCTCGCAGGCTGCGAGATCACCATCTATGACGCCGACGGCAGATTAATCCAGGGCAGGGACCAAACCGATGTTGCGAGGATACCCATTGAATTTGACGGCGATACAGTCGGCTGGGTGTCGGGGGGAGAAAATGCCCCGAAGGTGGCTGCGTTTCTGCGGTATCTTTACGCGACCGGCTCCAATAAAAGGGCCCTTGTAAAAGACTCTCTCGAGAAGTACAAGGAAATAACCCTGCTCTATGACCTCGGGGAGAAGATAACCGACTGCCTCGATATTCATAGCGTAGCGGTACTGATTATTGAAGAAACGAAGAAAATCATCAGGTCCGACAACGTCTCGTTGATGCTTCTGGAGGGCGACCAGGGCGAGCTTGCAATCCTTGAGGCGTGGGGAGAGGAATCCCCTGGAAAATTATGCATGAAAAAGGGGAAAGGAATTGCCGGCAGCGTCGCCGCCTCCGGGGCCGCAGAGATCGTCAATGATGTCGCAGCTGACAGCAGATTCATCGTCGGCGAAAAAATAATACACTCGCTCATCTGCGCGCCGCTCAAGGTCAAAGATAAGGTGATTGGGGTTCTCAACATCAGTTCCTCTCTCCCTCACTCCTACTCATCCGGAGACCTGAAAATGGCCATGGTTCTCGCCTATCAGGCCGCCATGACTATTGACAACGTCCGCAACCGCTCCGTCAGGGAGACCTTCGGACGCTATCTCTCGGATGAGATCGTACGAAGCATCCTGGAGACGCCCGGCGGGATGAACCTGGGAGGTGAGAAGCGGACCGTTACCATCCTGATGTCCGATCTGCGCGGGTTTACCTCTATCGGGGAGAGATCACCGGCAGAGAACGTGGTCGGCATGATAAACATCTATCTCAGCGTCATGACCGAAATCATTCTGAAATATCATGGCACGATCGATGAATTCATCGGGGACGCCATTCTTGTGATTTTCGGTGCGCCCATACAGCGTGATGACGACATGACGCGCGCCGTAGCCTGTGCCGTTGAAATGCAGACGGCAATGGAAGAGGTCAACAGGAGGAACAGGGAAGCCGGATATCATGAAGTGGCAATGGGTATCGGCATCAATACCGGCAGTGTGGTAGTCGGCAACATCGGATCTAATAAAAGAACAAAATATGCGGTGGTCGGCAGAAATGTAAACCTGACTTCGCGGATAGAATCATATACTGTAGGCGGACAGATCCTCGCATCCCAAGGCACGGTTGAGGCCTGCGGAGAAATATTGAGAATAGACAGCACTATGGAGGTCATGCCGAAAGGTGTGCAAAAACCGCTCACCATTTACGAGGTGGGAGGGATAGGCGGAAATTATAATCTTGTTCTTCCGGAGAAAAAGAGGACGGAGTTGCCGGAACTCGATCGCCCGCTCCTTGTTCGTTTTAAGGTGCTCGACGGGAAAAATGTCGCTGGGGAATCCTTTAAAGGCAGGATACTCAAGATGTCCGGCATGGAAGCAGAGATTCATGCTGATCTGATAACTGACAGATTGTCGAACCTCAGGATTACGCTGGCAGGGACCGGGAGCAATGAAACAGCACCAGAGCTTTATGCAAAGGTCACGGAGAACATATCGGCAGAGCCGCCGGTCTTCAGGGCATGCCTGACTTCAGCTGCGTCGCAGGTCCAGACATTTATGAATGCGGCATATTATTCCGGCGGGAAGGACCGTCATATGACGATCAAGTTCCTTGGCGTAGGTTCACAATTTTCGGGTCATGACTATTATCACTCAAACATGCTGATCACGGCGAAGAGCGGTAAGAAGCTGCTGCTCGACTGCGGGAGCGATATACGGTTTTCGCTGAAGGAAACTGATATCCCATTGGGAAGTATCGCGAGCGAAATTGATGCGGTATATATTTCACATCTTCACTCAGACCATATCGGCGGAGTTGAAACAATTGCTCTTTGCTCATATTTTAGTCCAGGAGACCAAAAACCGAAGCTTTTTGCAGAGGATGAAATGATCCCGAGACTTTGGCTTGACTCCCTGAAAGGCGGCCTGCAGTGCATCCAGGGCAGATGCATGGAACTCGGGGATTATTTCGAATGTTGCCCGGTGCCGGATGCAGGGTCTTTCCTTTGGGAAGGAATTAAATTCAGCCTTATTAAGATGCCTCATATACAAAGCGGGCAGAAGGAACATAATAGTTATGGTCTGATAATAGAGGAGCAGAGTGAAGGGGTGAACGTCTTCGTTACCGCTGATACCCAGTTTAGGCCTGAGCTGATTAATGAAATTGCCGAAGGTGTTGATCTTATATTCCATGATTGTGAAACATCCCGATTCAAGACGGGAGTGCATGCCCATTACGAAGAGCTATGCACCCTGCCTGAAGAGGTGAAGCTGAAAATATGGCTTTATCATTACCAGCCTGACCCCGTTTATAATCCCGAGGCCGACGGCTTCAGGGGATTTGTAATCAAGGGACAGGAGTTCGAAATTAAGCATAAACGTTACCATGATTGAAGTCATAGTATCCGAAGATCAGGTGCTTGAGCTGCAGTTCAAAATGGAAATCTGAGGAGAAGATAATGACACGTAAGCTCTCGGCGGATGTCATCAGAAAACGGAATCTGCAATGGGTGCTCCTGCCCATTGTCATAGTTACCATCGCACTGGGCTGGAAATATACTTTTCTGGGATACAGTGTGCCGATAGTCATGATGGCCGGCATGACGGTGGGGGCATTCAAAGGGCGTTATATGTGTGGGAATTTCTGTCCGCGGGGTGGCTTTGCGGACCGTCTGCTGTCGATGGTCAGTCGTGAAAAACCGATCCCCCTATTTTTCGGGGGTATGCAATTTCGGTTGATCGTTTTTGCTGCTCTCATGAGTTTTATGACTTTTCGGCTGATGAACAAACCTGCCGCTCTCGACTGGGCAGACCACATCGGCAAAGTTTTCTGGTTTATGTGTATTTTTACGACGAGTATTTCAGTGGTTCTGGGTGTAGTTATCCATCAGCGGTCATGGTGTTCCTTTTGTCCAATAGGCACTGTCGCAAATGTGGCGGGCAAAGGGAAATATCTTTTCCATATAGACAAAGATACATGCAAGGAATGCAGGGTCTGTGAAAAGGCATGCACCATGAAACTGGAAATAGTGAA
This window of the Nitrospirota bacterium genome carries:
- the mtnP gene encoding S-methyl-5'-thioadenosine phosphorylase, which gives rise to MAGIKIGIIGGSGMDDPKLLQNKKEKKVKTPYGSPSSALTTGKINGIDVVILARHGKDHSIYPTGVNFRANVHSLKQEGCTHILATTAVGSLREKIRPGDLVFVDQFIDFTKQRTLTFHTKKKVVHTPMAEPFCSDLRSLLVKSARELKLRHHAKGTVVVIEGPRFSTKAESHMFRLLGADVINMSTVPEVILARELGLCYQAIAMSTDYDCWKEDEEPVTWEMILATMHKNAENVKQLLLRTIEKITTVHSHCG
- a CDS encoding adenine phosphoribosyltransferase, whose product is MPIKSRIRTIPDHPKKGIMFRDITTLIKDPVGFRLVIDNFTQRYITDEINFDMIVGIEARGFIIGGALAYTLGKGFVPVRKTGKLPGEKISHEYALEYGTDKIEMHVDSISKGTRVLLVDDLLATGGTALAAAALIEKLGGVVAEMAFIVNLPDVGGAKKLAEKGYKAYCQTEFEGD
- a CDS encoding endonuclease MutS2; protein product: MISNNTLALLEFDRLLEIISRGGHSEISKQAVLDLAPLFTRADIRNRFLLIGDIRRISSQGSLLRLHSFQDLTHLLGRVRPQGALLEAVEISAFVPVLEMALEISTQVSEFEGLRALSELTVSLTGQPELLKTIQKSIDADGHIKDSASPVLAGIRRELRRLEMNIQKKLEEMTRDASLSVFLQDDFITKRAGRWVIPVRMDSKGMVPGVVHDISKSGETAFIEPLAVIHFSNELENLSAEEKAEELRILRTISAEIRSKAGEIAAEFAVIVQLDMLNCIARFADHLHMEVPEIGESNAVRLVHARHPLLALALEKAGSDRKVVPLDIELGGEDTAMVITGSNAGGKTISIKTVGLLLCMALSGMPVPAGPSSSFPLVSSLLVDMGDEQSIESSLSTFSAHVRNIAEILETADANAMVLIDELGTGTDPDEGTALACAVLRELQQKGSLVFATTHLMGIKGFVHRARGMVNASMEFDKKSLTPLYRLRTGEPGQSHALEIARKFGLPAHVVDAARELLGGGKVELDTLMADLNDKRAEYEQLLGDLRRKQGEVEAKVQEAEKRIAEAELKKREMLASAHKEALAVVSDSKRQLRVQLDEIKNKEKKDLQDKIKQVELKQRQLSETLAQYAMDEAGTLSIEDIHIGDQVFVKSLGYDGAVSGIMAKADRVKIISGSKEILVPVSDIRIKKGRALAEKKEMTARQEVHDEMAPSRINLVGTRVDEALSRLEPFLNHAALAGFREVTIIHGYGTGILAKAVREHVTRHPLVKQFRHGEPSEGAGGVTVVTLV
- a CDS encoding ATP-binding cassette domain-containing protein, which gives rise to MLQINNLNKSFGKQEIFDNVTATINSGERVGFVGRNGSGKTTLFKMILDEEHPDSGNISVPQGYRIGHLSQHIHFTKKTVLKEACLSLRPNEDGIDETYKVKKILSGLGFGEDDLEKNPQSLSGGYQIRLNLAKVLVSEPNLLLLDEPTNYLDIVSIRWLGQELRAWQGELILITHDRDFMDSVTTHTMIVHRCKLRKVPGPTEKLIEQIALEEEVHEKTRINDEKKRKDVEQFINRFRAQANKAKAVQSRIKALQRHERLEKLTDIRTLDFSFNAAPFTGKQLLVAENLSFGFDRHEQLIRDLNLIIGKRDRIAIVGKNGKGKTTLLNLLANELKPQHGVITPHPATKLAYFGQTNISRLNTANTVEEEIMNVHPDHSRGVSRKICGLMMFNGDHALKKISVLSGGEKIRVLLGKILVSPANLLFLDEPTNHLDMESIDSLVEAIEAFAGAVVIVTHSEMILHAMAEKLVIFDDNKVSVFDGTYQDFLDRVGWKDEAPIDSAPEKRAKAEKGINRKDLRKMRAEIVTNKSKALKPIQKRMTEIEHTIVKLEKKVEHDTKALHDATQKGHGDQIQSLSKDIHDMQKKIEPLFNELATLTEEFERKSKEFEERLKEVA
- a CDS encoding Crp/Fnr family transcriptional regulator — encoded protein: MKDGDFLGRVYSDGEVIFKEGDKGEGMYVVQSGKVRISMQTSSGEVVLNTIGSGDILGEMAIFDKQPRSATASALGEARILSVDKAKLFRLISGDPTTAFKIIESMSTRIRRLSDELSKYKNAQST